Proteins found in one Planococcus citri chromosome 2, ihPlaCitr1.1, whole genome shotgun sequence genomic segment:
- the LOC135835366 gene encoding mucin-2-like, producing MTLVKTFPTPVKASPVGKIPASSLTGKSSPIAKKPVDVNSSLKKPTAPASPIKMKATSTLTKSPIRAEKSPSKVEKSSPKSTGTKPSVNSTTKTVSPALKSPVAEAKSPIRSIVVKPTTTLKTPEQKPLSGAKKVTPLPVSKTNANSAPAALKPAAKPNPVAKNSSSPVKSTLSPVKSISSPVKSASSPVRSISSPVKSASSSIKSISSPIKSTSTSIKSISSPIKSVSSSSSPKSISSPIKSASSSPKSISSPIKSGSPLIKSISSPLKPKATGEVKPSSPEKTKDVKINPIVSSISVKKPTSILKSPLKTISSSSNKIDSSSKLKPSIKISPISKMVKNASITTKTVSKQPTIAESISTEVSSDLSAAVVEPVNLCQCIDTIENCQEFTNTPLITEYTIDSDNSNFDVVQAIKVAQQLIQIQSNDRNLETIIETCENNSMVNWDDVITPCDEIVTMPNSSSQNESLHLQQNDDSISSDSSEKSISIRDSCIVEIEGSNFGSTCDSEISNVESNEQNDKFIVPSNLDENQNLIAFTDLNDPLSICEETSEIESTEEKHFTDDFSSTNADDDSTQIECDKNKLPEWTITIDEFSINVDKIENEPPTICENVTEKENHVDDQTPNEVNPSDVDVLKKVDVISYADILKKTPKVLANSTNVLSCRKEPKLKVDTRIKKYQRLEKVDPVYSSDESINNIENNYQDYDYNDFYEDPVYPEIRKKKGKKIKHASKRHLKNINLEYECIENHADVFVTSVWKNIY from the coding sequence ATGACTCTCGTGAAAACTTTTCCTACTCCGGTGAAAGCTTCTCCAGTTGGTAAAATTCCTGCATCTAGTCTTACCGGAAAATCGTCGCCAATTGCCAAGAAACCGGTTGATGTTAATTCGTCGTTGAAAAAGCCTACAGCTCCGGCCTCTCCGATTAAAATGAAAGCCACGTCGACGCTGACGAAATCTCCGATTCGAGCTGAAAAATCGCCCAGCAAGGTAGAAAAATCTTCTCCGAAATCGACCGGTACAAAACCCAGTGTTAATTCGACTACTAAGACGGTTTCTCCTGCGTTGAAAAGTCCTGTTGCTGAAGCTAAATCACCGATTCGAAGCATCGTCGTTAAACCTACAACAACGCTGAAAACACCGGAGCAAAAACCTCTCAGTGGTGCGAAAAAAGTTACTCCTCTTCCGGTCAGCAAGACGAACGCGAATTCTGCTCCAGCTGCTTTAAAACCAGCAGCTAAACCAAATCCGGTGGCCAAAAATAGTTCATCTCCGGTCAAGTCGACATTGTCTCCTGTTAAATCTATATCATCGCCGGTCAAATCGGCATCGTCTCCTGTTAGATCGATATCATCGCCGGTCAAATCGGCATCGTCGTCTATTAAATCGATATCGTCGCCGATCAAATCAACTTCGACATCGATTAAGTCGATATCATCGCCGATCAAATCagtttcgtcgtcgtcgtcgcctaAATCTATCTCATCGCCGATTAAATCAGCTTCGTCGTCGCCTAAATCGATCTCATCGCCGATCAAATCAGGATCGCCGCTCATTAAATCGATATCATCGCCTTTAAAACCGAAAGCTACCGGTGAAGTGAAGCCCAGCTCTCCTGAGAAAACCAAAGATGTCAAAATAAACCCAATCGTGTCGAGTATTTCGGTTAAGAAACCGACCAGTATACTCAAATCACCACTCAAGACGATATCGTCGTCTTCCAATAAGATCGACAGCTCTTCTAAATTGAAACCGAGCATAAAAATTTCGCCCATTtccaaaatggtgaaaaatgcTTCGATTACGACGAAGACTGTCTCTAAACAGCCTACCATCGCCGAAAGCATCTCTACTGAGGTAAGTAGCGATCtttctgctgctgttgttgAACCAGTAAACCTATGCCAATGTATCGATACGATAGAAAATTGTCAAGAGTTTACGAATACCCCGTTGATCACCGAGTACACGATCGATAGTGATAATAGTAATTTCGACGTCGTTCAGGCGATTAAAGTCGCCCAGCaacttattcaaattcaaagtaACGATAGAAATTTAGAAACGATCATCGAAACGTGTGAAAATAACTCGATGGTGAATTGGGACGACGTTATTACCCCCTGCGATGAAATCGTCACTATGCCTAACTCGAGCAGTCAAAACGAATCGCTACATTTGCAACAAAATGACGACTCCATTTCGAGCGATAGTtctgaaaaatcgatttcaatCCGTGATAGTTGCATCGTTGAAATCGAAGGTTCGAATTTCGGGTCTACGTGCGATTCGGAGATATCGAATGTCGAATCGAACGaacaaaatgacaaatttaTCGTACCTTCGAACCTGGATGAAAATCAAAACCTAATCGCATTCACCGACCTCAACGACCCGTTGTCAATTTGCGAAGAAACTTCTGAAATTGAATCAACAGAAGAAAAACATTTCACCGATGATTTTTCATCTACGAACGCCGACGACGATTCGACTCAAATCGAATGTGACAAAAACAAACTCCCCGAATGGACGATAACCAtcgatgaattttcaatcaacgTCGATAAAATAGAAAACGAGCCGCCTACGATTTGCGAAAATGTCaccgaaaaagaaaatcacgtCGATGACCAAACACCTAACGAGGTTAATCCAAGTGACGTCGATGTTTTGAAGAAAGTTGACGTGATAAGTTACGCcgatattttgaagaaaactcCCAAAGTTCTCGCCAATTCAACCAACGTGCTGAGTTGTAGAAAAGAACCTAAATTGAAAGTCGATACGCgaatcaaaaaataccaaaggtTGGAAAAAGTCGACCCTGTTTATTCTTCGGACGAATCTATTAATAATATCGAAAACAATTACCAAGACTACGATTACAATGACTTCTACGAAGACCCAGTGTATCCTGAAATACGCaagaaaaaaggtaaaaaaatcaaacacgcTTCTAAAAGGcatctgaaaaatattaatcTCGAATACGAATGTATTGAAAATCACGCCGACGTGTTTGTTACTTCGGTATGGAAGAATATTTATTAA